The Candidatus Lernaella stagnicola DNA window AGGCCGGGGTGCCCGTCGTCGGACACCTGGGTTTGACGCCGCAAACGGCGGGCATGATCGGCGGCTACCGCGTCCAGGGACGCACGGCGGAGCAGGCGGAAATCATCCTCAACGACGCCAAGGCCATCGCCGAAGCGGGCGCGTGGATGCTCGTGCTGGAACTCGTGCCCGACCGGCTCGCCAAGCTGATTACCGAGTCCATCGACATCCCGACCATCGGTATCGGCGCGGGCCCCGATTGCAGCGGGCAGGTGCTGGTGCTGCATGATATGCTTGGTATCAACGAGGGCTTCACGCCCAAATTCCTGAAGCACTACGCACAGCTTGCGCCGACGATTCGCGACGCGGTCTCGACCTACGTGCAAGAGGTCAAAAAAGGCGAGTTTCCCACGGCGGAGCACTCGTTTACGATCAAAAACGAAGAGTTGCAGAAACTATACGGCGGCTGAGCCGCGGGGGAGGCGACGGTGGCGGTCAATTTCGTAACGGACGTGGACGACCTGGTGGCAATCAAGCGCGTGCTGGTGAGCGTGTCGGACAAATCCGGCCTCGGTATGCTGGTGTCCCGGATGATGGAAACCTGTCCGGATATCCATTTCTACTCCACCGGCGGCACGTACGCGCGGCTGGCCGAGATTCTCGGCGACCTGGCCGCGACGCACTTGACTCAGGTGTCGGACTATACCGGTCAGCCCGAAACCCAGGGCGGTTTGGTCAAGACGCTGGATTTCAAAATCTACCTCGGCTTACTTACCGAAACCTACAACGAATACCACCGCGCTGACCGCGAGCGGACCAGCGCCGTGCCGATCGACATGGTGATCGTCAACCTCTACCCCTTCAGCCGGACCGTGGCTCGCGACGACGCGACGATCGAGATGGCGCGGGCCAACATCGATATCGGCGGCCCCTGCATGGTGCGCGCCTCCGCCAAGAATTTCCTGCGCGTCACTTCGGTCGTGAACCCCGGCGACTATGGAGTTTTGTTGGAGCAGTTGCGCACGCAGGAAGGCAAGCTCAATCTGCAACAACGTTATGACTACGCCCGCCGGGCCTTTGCCCACACCGCGGCCTACGATACGGCGATTTCCGAATACCTGGCGGCCCACGACCCGTCGGTTGTCCCGGCCGTCTACACGCTCCACGAGCAAGACTGAGAGGAACGCGACATGGCCGACTTGAAGAAGATGTATCGCACCATCGTCGGCGATCACTTCGCGCCGCGCATGGAAATTTCGTTTATCGATGCCGGCGGCGAGCGCACGACACTCAGTTATGAAAAGGTGACGTGGACCATCGATGAGGAAGAAAAGGGCCTGCGTTACGGCGAGAATCCGGGACAGGAAGCCGCGCTCTACAAGCTGGTGGGCGGTAATCTTGCCATCGGCGAGGTCGAATTGATTCGGCCCGGCGCGGGCTTGGTGACCGGGGCGGACATGGTCAAATTCGGTAAGCACCCCGGCAAGATCAACCTCACCGATGCCGACAATGCGCTGAATATCTTGCGCTTCCTCACCGAAAAGCCCGCCGCGGCGATCATGAAGCACAACAATCCGTCGGGCGTGGCTCAGGCGGAGTCCCTTGTCGAGGCGTACCTCAAAGCCGATCTGGCCGACCATGTTGCCGCCTTCGGCGGTTGCATCGCACTCAACCGCCCCGTCGACATCGACACTGCCACCGCGATTTCCGAGCGCTACGCCGAAGTCGTGATCGCGCCGGAATTCGAAGAAGGCGCCGTCGATATTCTGGCCGGGCGCAAGAACCTGCGCATCATGAAAATTGCCAACATCGAACGCCTGCAGAGTTACGCCGCCGAGCGCTTCCT harbors:
- the panB gene encoding 3-methyl-2-oxobutanoate hydroxymethyltransferase, which translates into the protein MSRKKFDLFTLKKCYQDGEKITMITAYDFPTAKLVDEGGVETVLVGDSAANVVLGYDSTVPVTMDELLVLVKAVRRGLKHAMLIGDMPFGSYNESDEQAIRNGTRFLKEGGCDAVKLEGGGVMVPRIRKMVQAGVPVVGHLGLTPQTAGMIGGYRVQGRTAEQAEIILNDAKAIAEAGAWMLVLELVPDRLAKLITESIDIPTIGIGAGPDCSGQVLVLHDMLGINEGFTPKFLKHYAQLAPTIRDAVSTYVQEVKKGEFPTAEHSFTIKNEELQKLYGG